The Gemmatimonadales bacterium genomic sequence GGAGCGGCGCCAGGGGTGCGGGCGCGGCCTGCTGACTCGGCTGGTTCTCGAACACCGACCGCGGGGTGGACGATCGCATCGACAGCAGCGAGAGGATGAGGCACAGACCGAGGAAGATGCCCCCGCCCCACCAGCTCGCCTTGGTCAACAGTGTGGCCGCCTGGCGATTGCCGACGAAGGCGTCGGTGCTCGACGCGCCGCCGAACGACGCGGCGAGCCCGCCGCCCTGCCCCGACTGCAGCAACACGGCCGCGGCGAGGACGAAGGCATCCAGGATGAGCAGAATCAGGAAGAGGGTGTACATGGCGGCAGGCAATGTACCTGGGGCGAGAGGGCTTGGTCAACGTGAGAGGTGAGAGGTGAGACGACCAGGTGAGAAGTGAGAGGCAAGGACGTGAGAAGTGAGGCTCACCTCTCCCTCACCTCTCACACCTCGGGCTTCTCACCTCTCACCTCGCCTTCTCACCTCTCACCACCATCGCTCACCGGTCGGGCCGTGGCGTGGCGAGGATCCTCAGCCAGCTCTCCGCCTCCAGACTCGCCCCCCCCACCAGCACCCCATCCAGCTCCTCCTCGGCGAGCAGCGCGGCCGCGTTCTCCGGGTTCACGGAGCCGCCGTAGAGGATCGCGTGCCGCGCGCCCGGGGGAGTGCGCCCGGCCAGCCAGCGCCGGATCGTGCGGTGCACGGCCGCGGCGTCCGACGGCGTCGCGTTGACGCCCGTGCCGATCGCCCACACCGGCTCGTAGGCGATCGCGACGCGCGCGGTGGACGCGGCGTCGAGACCGGCGAGGCCGGCGGTCAACTGGCGCAGCACCACGGCCTCGGTGCTGCCGGCGCGGCGCTCCTCGATCAGCTCGCCCACGCACAGCATCGGCTGGAGCCCCGCGGCCAGCGCGGCGTGCACCTTGCGGCCGGTCTCCGCGTCGGTCTCGCCGAACTTGTGGCGGCGCTCCGAGTGGCCCACCAGGGCCCAGGTGGCGCCGGCGGCAGCGGCGATCGGCGCCGAGATCTCACCGGTGAAGGCGCCCTTCGCCTCCCAGTGCACATTCTGAACGCCCGCGGCGACGTCGCGCCGGCCCTTGATCTCCTCCACCACGGCGCCGAGCGAGACGGCGGGCGGGAAGAAGACCTGGTCCCGGTCCGGGAGCGGGCGATAGCGCGCGAGGATCTCCCGCACCACCTGCCGCGCCGCGGCCGGCGCGTGGTGCATCTTCCAGTTGGCCGCGAAGAGCAGGCGGCTCATGCGCGGTCGTCGAGTGCCGCGACGCCCGGGAGGACCTTGCCCTCGAGGAACTCGAGCGACGCGCCGCCGCCGGTCGAGACGTGGCTCACCTGGTCGGCGAGCTTCGCCTGCTCGATGGCCGCGGCGGAGTCGCCCCCTCCCACCACCGTGGTGGCGCCCTTCGCCGTGGCGGCGGCCATCGCGCGGGCCACCGCCAGGGTGCCCTGGTCGAACGGCGGCGTCTCGAACACGCCCATCGGGCCGTTCCACACCACCGTCTTCGCGCCGGCCACGATCTCGGCGAATCGCCTGGTCGTCGCGGCGTCGATGTCGTACAGCGCCCAGCCCTCGGGGATCGCGTTCCACGCCACGTCGCGCCGCTCCTGCGCCCTCTCCAGGGACGGGGCGGCCACGCCCCCGCCGGGCAGGACCAGCTTGTCGCCGGCGCGGGTCAGCAGGTCCTTCGCCATCGCGACCCGATCCTCCTCGACGAGGCTCGTGCCGGTCGCCGCGCCCTTCGCGCGGAAGAACGTGTTGGCCATCGCGCCGCCGATGAGGATCCGGTCCACGCGGGGCAGCAGGTTCTGGATGACGTCGATCTTGCCCGAGATCTTCGCGCCGCCCAGGATGGCGACGAACGGCCGCGCCGGCGAGGCCAGCAGCCCGCCCAGGTAGGCCAGCTCTTTCTCCATCAGCAGGCCGGCGACGGCAGGCTTCAGCAGGTGCGCCACCGCCTCGGTGGAGGCGTGGGCCCGGTGGGCCGAGCCGAACGCGTCGTCGACGTAGAAGTCGCCGAGCGCGGCGAACATCCGGGCCGTGGCGGGGTCGTTCTTCTCCTCGCCCGCCTGGAACCGCGTGTTCTCGACCAGGGCGACGGCGCCGCGCGGCAGCACCCGGACCGCCTCGGCCGCCGCCGGCGCGGCCGGGTCCGCGATGAACGTGACCGGCATCCCGAGCAGCGTCTCCAGCACGGGCACGACGGGCTTGAGAGAGTACTTCGGCTCCGGCGTCCCGCCCTTGGGACGCCCGAGGTGCGAGAGCAGCACGATCCTCGCGCCGCGGTCCTTCAGGTCCTCGATGGTCGGGATCGCCGCGCGGATGCGCGTGTCGTCCGTGACCTTCCCGTCCTTGACCGGGACGTTGAAGTCCACGCGCACCAGGGCACGGCGGCCCAGCACCGCCGCCGTGTCCAGGTTCTCGATCGTCTTCTTGGCCATTACATCCTCGCCGCCACCAGCTCCATCAGGTCCACGCAGCGCATCGAGTAGCCCCACTCGTTGTCGTACCACGACGACACCTGCAGCATCGTGCCGTCCACCACGCTGGTGCTCATCGCGTCCACGATGGACGAGAAGGGATTGCCGATGAAGTCGCTCGACACCAGGGGCGCCTCGCACACGTCGAGGACGCCCTTCAGCGGGCCGGCCGCGGCCTTCTTGAACGCCTCGTTGACCTCGGCGGGCGTCGTCGTCTTCTCGACCTGCACGATCAGGTTGACGGACGACACGTCCGCCGTCGGCACGCGCAGCGACACGCCGTCGATCTTGCCCTTCACCTCCGGGATCACCAGCGACGTGGCCTTGGCGGCGCCGGTCGTGGTCGGGATGATGCTCAGCGCGGCCGCGCGCGCCCGCCGTAGGTCCTTGTGCGGGAAGTCGAGCACGTTCTGGTCGTTGGTGTAGGCGTGCACGGTGATCATGTAGCCGCGCACCCAGCCGAACGCGTCGCGCACCACCTTCACCACCGGCACCAGGCAGTTGGTGGTGCAGGACGCGTTGGAGAGCAGGTGGTGCTTCGCCGGGTCGTACTTGTCGTGGTTGACGCCCATCACGATCGTGATGTCCTCGCCCTTGGCGGGCGCGGAGATGATCACCTTCCTGGCGCCGGCGGCGAAATGGCCCGCGGCCTTCTCCTTGTCGGTGAACCGGCCGGTGGACTCCACGACCAGCGTCGCCCCCAGGTCCTTCCACGGGAGCTTCGCGGGCTCCTTCTCCGCCGTCACCGCGATCTTCTTCCCGTTGATCATCAGGTGGTCGGCGCCCGCCGTGACCTCGCCCGGGAACGTGCGGTGCACCGAGTCGTACTTGAACAGGTGGGCCAGGGTCTTGGTATCGGTGATGTCGTTGACGGCGACGATGTCGAGGTTGGTGCGCTTCTGCAGCGCCGCCCGCAATACCAGCCGTCCGATCCGTCCGAACCCGTTGATGCCTACGCGCACTGCCATGTCCAGCTTCCTCCGTCGTTCAGTGGTTCGTCATCCCGGCACCAGCGCGCGGGCGAACGTCACCGCGCCGACCGAAGCCGGGCCCAGGCGAGCGAGCGCCCCGGCCGCAGCGGCCAGCGTCGCGCCCGTCGTCAGCACATCGTCCACCAGCGCCACCCGCAGTCCTGCCAGCGCGGGCCCCGCAGCCGCGAACGCCCCGGCCACGTTCTTCCGCCGGTCCGCCGGGCTGAGCCGGGTCTGGGTCCGGGTCTCCCGGGTGCGCCGCAGCGCTCCCTCCAGCACCGGGACCGCGAGCGCGCGACCCAGCGCCTGCGCGAGGAGCGCCGCCTGGTTGTGGCCCCGCTCCCGCAGCCGCGTCGGCCCGAGCGGCACGGCCACGAGCGCATCGAGCGGCCCCAGCCGCGCGCCGGCGGCGGCGATGTGGTCGGCCATGGGCTCCGCGGCGACCCGCCACCCTCCGTACTTCAGCGCGTGGACCAGGTTCCGCGCCGGGCCCTCGTCCAGCCAGGTCCCCGAGACCGCCCACGCCAGCTCGGCCGGCCACTCCCGGCAGAACGCGCAGTGGGCACCGGCCCCGGCGCCGCGACCCTTCCCGGCCGGCTCGACGGCCTGCAGGCTCCACCGGTCGATCGGCTGCCCGCACCTGCCGCACACCGGCGGTGCGATCTCCCTCAGCCGGTGCCGGCACAGCTCGCAGCAGGCGCCGCGCGCCCCCGTCTGCGGCAGCGGCCGCTCGCATCCCAGGCACGCGCGCGGCAGCGCGAGGGCCTCGATCTCCAGCACCCGCGCCCGCGCCGCGGCCAACATACTACCCGCGAAGCGCATCCTCCACCGCCGCGCGCATGACCGTGACCGGTGCCGGAACACCGAACCACCGCTCGAACGACGCCGCTCCCTGCGCGACCAGCACGCCGCGTCCGTCGGCGGCGGCGATGCCGATCTCCCGGGCGACGCGCACCAGCGCGGTTCCTCCCCGCGCGTACACTAGGTCGAGCACGGCCGCGGGCGCCAGCCGCCTCAGGGTCGCCGCGTCGATCGGCGGTGGATCCCCCTGGTCGAGCCCCAGCGGCGTGGCATTGACGATCAGGTCGGCCGACGACACTTCCCCGATCCCCACACCCGTGACCCCGACGCCCGCTTCCTTCCCCCATGCTGCGAAATCCGCCGCTCGACCGCCGTCCCTGGAGACCACCGCAATCTCCGCGCCGGGCCACCCGTCGGCGACCGCCACGGCGACCGCGCGCGCGGAGCCCCCGGTGCCGAGCACGAGCGCGCGGCGGACGGGGTGCGGTCCCGCGAGCCCGGAGGCCACCGTGCGCACCGCGCTCACGTCGGTATTGTCTCCGGCCAGCGCCGTGTCGTCGGCCCACAGCGTGTTGCACGCCCCGCTGCGGCGGACCGACTCGGAGGGACGATCGAGCAGGCCGGCCGCCGCGCGCTTGAACGGGATCGTGACGTTGAGGCCGCCCCCGGCGCCCACCAGCGCCCGGGCCAGCTCCGGGAAGGCCTCGCGCGACGTGCGCAGGGCGAGGTACGCGGCGTCGAGCCCCAGCGCGGCGATGGCCGCGTTGTGCATGGCCGGCGACAGCGAGTGGCCGACCGGGTCGCCGACCACGGCCAGGAGCCTAGTGGTCGCCCGGATTCGCATCCGCCGGCTTCCCGGGCAGGCGTCCCACCGCGTCGGCCAGCAACGCCTCCAGCCGCTCGAACGTCGCCCGGTACTCGTCGAGGTCGCCACCGAACGGGTCGTCGATCTGCGCGTCCGCCGCCGCGCGGCCGGCGTACTCGCCCAGCAGGTGCGCCTTCCCGGTCCCGCCGAGCGCGACCGCGCGCTCCACGTGGTGCGGGCTCATGCCGAAGATCAGGTCGGCGGACGCCACCAGGTCGGAGGTGATCTGCCGGGCGCGGTGCGCCGACAGGTCGAGGCCGTGCTCGAGCGCGACGAGGTACGCGCCCTCGGACGCGGGCGCGCCGTCCTGGGCCGCCGTGCCCGCCGACGACACCGCGACGTCGTCGCGGCCGCGGGCGCGCAGCAGCCGCCGCGCGATGGCCTCGGCCATCGGACTGCGGCAGATGTTGCCGGTGCAGACGAGCAGGACCTTCACGCTACGCCACCAGCGCCGGCACGATGCTGGCGAGCCGGCCCCGGGCGATGGCGCCCTCGCGCACCAGGCGCGGAGCGCTGCCCGTGCAGTCGATGAGCGTCGAGGGCGGCGAGTCGGGCAGCCGGCCCGCGTCGAGCACCAGGAGGGTGCCCTCCGCGACCGCAGGCGCGAACGTGCGCTCGATGGCCGGCGCCTCCATCAGCGACGGCTGCCCCGGGCGGTTCGCGCTGGTCGAGGTGATCGGCGAGCCGAGGGTCTCGATGAGCTGCGCCGCTCCAGGGTGCGACGTCCACCGGACCGCGACCCCGCCCTCCGGCCCGCGCAGCGCGTCCGGCAGCCGGCCCTCGCCGCCGGGCAGCACGAGCGTGAGCGGCCCCGGCCAGAACGCGGAGGCGAACCGCTCCGCCGCGTCGGTCAGCCGCAGGCCGATGCCTTCGAGCATCCGCCGGTCCGCCACGAGCACCAGGAACGGCTTGCCGGGCTCCCGGCCCTTCAGCGCCGCGAGCCGCTCGACCGCGGCGGTCGCGGTGACCGAGCCGAAGCCGTACACGGTTTCGGTCGGGTACGCGATGAGGCCGCGGCGCGCCAGGTGGGTCACCACCGCGGGCAGCGCCGCGGCCACCTCGGCCGGGGTGCGGTACGCGATCACGCCCGCGCCTCGGCGGCCAGCGCCTCCGCCAGGACGAAGTCCTCGGCCGTGGTGATCTTGAGGTTGCGCGCGCTGCCCGCGACCACGCGCACCGGGTGGCCGAGCCGCTCGCACAACGCGGCGTCGTCGGTCGCGCCCGAGGCGGCGTCGGCGCGCGAGCGCTGGTGCGCCGTCTCGAGCATCGCCCGCGGAAACGCCTGCGGCGTCTGCACCGAGACCAGGCGCTCGCGCGGCACCGTCCGCACCACCAGGCCGGCGGTATCCGTCTCCTTCACCGTGTCCGAGACCGGCAGGCCGGGCACGGCGGCGGCCCCCAGCTCGGCCACCGCCAGCACGCGGTCGATCAGCTCGCGCTCGACGAACGGCCGCGCCGCGTCGTGCACCAGCACCAGCGACGGACCTCGGGGCAGCTTCGCCAGGCCGTTGGCAACGGACTGCTGGCGGTGCTCGCCGCCCCCGGTCACGAGCAGGCGGTCGGACAGCAGCGCCCGCAGCCACTCGGGCGGCGACGCCGCGTGTTCCGGCGGGAGGACCACGACGATGGGGCCCACGCGGGGATGCTGCGCGAAGGGGCGAATGGCCCTGAGCAGGATGGGGACGCCGCCGATCGGGCGGAACTGCTTGAGCTCCCCCGCGTCGGGCCCGGCCGCCTGAGCGCGGACGCCGCGCCCGGCGGCGACGATCACCGCACCGGTGTCAGGCGGCAAGCCGATGGGCCAGCTCCCCCAGGTGCTCGACGCGCACCAGCTCCAGGCCGCCGGGCGACGCCTGCCTCAGCCCGGTGCGCGAGCCGACGAACGCGCGGCGGAAGCCGTGGCGCGCCGCTTCGGCGAGCCGCCGGTCCACGCTCGCCACGGCCCGCACCTCGCCGCCCAGGCCCACCTCGCCGAGGAACAGCGCATCGGCCGGCAGGGCGCGGTCGCGCACGCTGGAGATCAGCGCGGCCACCACCGCCAGGTCGCCCGAGGGCTCGCTCAGCCGCACGCCGCCGGTGACGTTCACGAACACGTCGAGATCGCCGAACGGCAGGCCGGCGCGCCGCTCCAGGACCGCGAGCAGCACGGCGAGCCGGCGGTGGTCCACGCCGGCGCTCACCCGCTGCGGCGTCCCGAAGCCCGCCCGCGAGGCCAGCGCCTGGATCTCCACCAGCAGCGGCCGCGTGCCTTCCATCAGGGCGGTCACCGCGCTGCCGGAGATGCCCTCGTGCCGCGCCGCGAGGAACGCCGCGGAGGGGTTCGCCACCGGGAGCAGTCCCGCCGAGGTCATCTCGAACACGCCGATCTCGTCCACGCCGCCGAACCGGTTCTTGGTCGCGCGCAGGATGCGGTGGTCCAGCGCACCCTCGCCCTCGAAGTAGAGCACGGTGTCCACGATGTGCTCGAGCGTCTTGGGGCCCGCGATCCCGCCGCCCTTGGTCACGTGGCCCACCAGCAGCACCGCCGGACCCGACTCCTTCGCGAAACGCATCAGCCGGCCCGCGCACTCGCGCACCTGGCCGACGTTGCCGGGCGCACCCTCGAGGTCCGCCGTGTAGGCCGTCTGGATGGAGTCCACGACCACGACGCGCGCGCCCACGCGCACGGCCTGCTCGATCACCCGCTCCAGCGCGGTCTCCGCCAGGACGTGCACGCGGCCCGCGGGCTCCTCCAGCCGGTCGGCCCGGAGCCGCACCTGCTCGGGCGACTCCTCGCCGCTCGCGTACAGCGTGGGCACGCCGGCGGCCTCGAGTCGCGCCGCCACCTGGAGGAGCAGCGTGGATTTCCCGATGCCCGGCTCGCCGCCCACCAGGACCAGCGAGCCGGGGACGATCCCGCCGCCCAGCACGTAGTCGAACTCGGCGAGGCCGGTCTTGTAGCGCGGCATCGCGTCCGCCGCGATGTCGTCCAGCCGCACCGGCTCCGGTCCGCCGCCCGAGCGGCCGCCGCCGGCGGCGCTGCGCGCGCGGGGGTGCGGCTTCGCGGCCGCCTCCTCGACCAGGCTGTTCCACGCCTGGCAGGCCTCGCACCGCCCGGTCCACTTCGGCTGCTCGGCCCCGCACTCGGTGCAGCGGAAGACCGAGCGGGCCTTAGCGGCCATTCCCGCCGTCTCCGTTCTCGCGGGCGCTGTAGTTGTCGAACCGGGTGTACGCCTTGTGGAAGTGGAGCTTGATGGTGCCGGTGGGGCCGTTGCGCTGCTTGCCGATGATGACCTCGGCCTGGCCCTCGATGTTCTCGCCGGTCTTGGGGTCCTGCGTCCCCGAGTACATCTCCTCGCGATAGATGAACAGCACCACGTCGGCGTCCTGCTCGATCGCGCCCGACTCGCGCAGGTCGGAGAGCTGCGGCCGCCGGTGCTCCCCGCCCCGCTGCTCCGGCGCGCGCGACAGCTGCGACAGCGCGAGGATCGGGACGTCGAGCTCCTTCGCCAGCGCCTTGAGCGCGCGCGAGATCGCGCTGATCTCCTGCACGCGGTTCTCCGCCTGCTCCGGCGAGCGCATCAGCTGCAGATAGTCCACGATGATCAGCCCGACGTTATGCTCGGCCTTGATGCGCCGCGCCTTGGACCGCAGCTCCAGCGGGGTGAGCGCCGCGCTGTCGTCGATCCAGATCGGCGCCGACGAGAGGATGCCGGCGGCGCGCGCCAGCAGCGCGTAGTCGGCGTCCTTGAGCATGCCCTGGCGGAGGCGGTGCGCGTCCACCCGCGCCTCGCTGGTCAGCAAGCGCTGGACCAGCTGCGCCTTCGCCATCTCGAGGCTGAACACCGCCACCGGAATGCCCTTCTCGATCGCGGCGTGCTGCGCGACGTTGAGGCACAGCGCCGTCTTCCCCATGCTCGGCCGCGCCGCGATGATCACCAGGTCCGCGTTCTGGAACCCCGCCGTCCTGTCGTCCAAGTCTGCGAAGCCCGACGGCACGCCGGTAATCGATTGTCCGCCGGCGTGGAGCGATTCGATGCGCTCCATCGTCGGCCACAGCAGCTCCTTGAGGCGGACGAAGCCCTCGGTCTTGCGGGTCTCCGACACCAGGAAGATCCGCTGCTCGGCGCTGTCGAGGACCTCGTCGGCCAGCCGCTTGGCCTCGTAGGCCTCCTGCACGATCCCGGTCGCCGCCTCGATGAGCCGCCGCAGCAGCGCCTTGTCGCGGACGATCTTGGCGTGGTAGTCGATGTTGGCGGCGGTGGGCACGACGTCGAGCAGGTAGGACAGGTACTCGATGCCGCCGACGGCCTCCAGCTCGCCCCGGCGGTCCACCTCGTCGCGCAGGGTGACCGGGTCGATGACGCCGCCGCGCTCGACGATCCCGTGCATCGCGCGGAACAGCCGGCGGTGGCCCTCGCGGTGGAACATCGCGTCGTCGAGGAGCTCCACCCCCCGGAGCGCCGCGTCGGCATCCAGCAGCATCGCGCCGAGGACCGCCTGCTCGGCCTCGGCGCTGTAGGGAGGCTGGCGGCCGCCGAAGACGTCAGGCGCCGTCGCCATCGTAGATCCGGCGTGCGATACGGATGTCATCCCAAGTCGGACGCTTCCAGTGCGGGTTGCGCAGCAGCGCCGCCGGGTGATAGGTGACGATCAGCGGGATGCCGCGGTAGCGGTGCAGCTTGCCCCGCAGCTCGCCCAGCGACGCGGTCACGCCCAGCAGCGCGTGCGCGGCCGGGCGCCCCATCGCCAGGATCACCCGCGGCCCGATCAGCTCCAGCTGCCGATGGAGATACGGCGAACAGGCCGCGACTTCAAGCGGCTCGGGGTCGCGGTTCTCGGGCGGCCGGCACTTGAGCACGTTGCAGATGAACACGTCCTCGCGGCGGAAGCCGATCGCCTTGAGGATGTCGTCGAGCAGCTTGCCGGCGCGCCCCACGAACGGTCGCCCCGTCTCGTCCTCCGTGGCCCCGGGTGCCTCGCCCACCACCACTAGGCCCGCCTTCGGGTCGCCTTCCCCGGGCACGCTGTGCCGGCGGCTGTGGCCGAGGGCGCACTTGCGGCAGGCGTCGACGACCGGCACCAGGGCCTCGAGCGTGGCCAGCTGGCGGAGCGGGTCGGCGGCGAACAGGTCGTCGCCGGCGGCGGGGGCTTCCGCCACGATGCCGGCGGGAATCGCGGCCGGAGTCTTGCCCTTCGCCGGTGCCGCCATCCGGTCTGGGGCCGGAGCCGCCGCCTCGGCGGGAGCCCGTCCCGCGGTCGGAGCCTGCGGCCGACGCGCTCCAGCTGAGCCCGCGGCTGCCGCCTCGCGACTGACCACCACTGATGGAGTCGGCGTCTCGGAACTGCTCTGTTCTGACCGCTCGATCCCGGGCAGAACGACGTCCGTCTCGCCCAGCTCGATCAGCTGTTGGAGGTAGCGTCTGCGGGCATCATCCACGCCTGGAAAGTAACCTCTGCACGCGGTCGAGGATGGCGGCCGCGGCCTCGTCCTTCGACATCAGGGGGAGCGCCTCCGCGCCGTCTCGCGCGACCAGCGTCACGCGGTTGGTGGGCACCTCGGGGCCGGCGCCCGGCTCGGTCGCGTCGTTCGCGACCACCAGGTCCAGCTGCTTGGCCTCGAGCTTGGCGCGCGCCGCGGCGATCACGTCGTCGGTCTCGAGCGCGAAGCCGACCACGACCGCACCCCTCTTCCGCCGCGCCGCCGTCCCGGCCAGCACGTCGTCGGTAGGCTCGAGGTCGAGGCGGAGCGCGCCGTCGCTGCGCCGCAGCTTCTGGCCCAGCGCCCTCGCGGGCCGGTAGTCGGCCGGCGCGGCGGCCATCAGCAGGAGGTCGGCCAGGGGGAGCGCATCGCCGACCGCGGCCTTCAGGTCGGCGGTGGATTCCACCCGCACGACCTCGACGCCGGGCGGGGGCTCGAGCCCCGACGGGCCGCTGACCAGCGTGACCTCGGCTCCGCGCAGCCACGCCTCGCGCGCCAGTGCGTAGCCCATGCGTCCGCTGGAGCGGTTGGTGACGACCCGCACCGGGTCCAGGCGCTCGCGGGTCGGTCCCGCGGTGACGAGCACCCGGGCGCCGGCCCACGGCGCGGCGCTCCGCAGCAGCCGCTCGACGTGAGCGACGATGGCCTCGGGCTCCACCATCCGGCCCGGGCCTTCGCCCTCGCCGCGGGCGAGGGCGCCGGTGTCGGGGCCCAGCACATGCGCCCCGCGCGCGCGCAGCAGGGCGAGGTTGGACTGGGTTTCGGGGTGGGCGTACATCCGGTCGTTCATCGCGGGGGCGAGCAGCAGCGGCGCGCGGCGCGCCAGCAGCAGCGCGGTGAGGAAGTCGTCGGCCATGCCCTGGGCCACGCGGGCCACCAGGTGCGCCGTGGCGGGGGCGACCACGATCAGCTCGGCTTCCCGCCCGAGCCGCACGTGCTCGAGCGAGCGGCCGGGCTGCCACAGCGAGGTGACCACCGGCCGGCCGGTGAGCGCCTCGAACGTCACGGGTCCGACGAACTCGGCCGCCGCGGCCGTCAGCACCGCGTCGACCGTCGCGCCGGCCTCGGTGAGGCGGCGCGCGACGATGCAGGACTTGTACGCGGCGATGCCGCCCGACACGCCGAGAACGACGTGCCGGCCGGCGACCCGGGTCACGCCTCCTGCCTGCGCCGCCGGGTGATCTTGTACTTCAGGTCCCCCGACGACAGCTCCTCGAGCGACGTCGTGGTGAGCTTCTTCTCCCGCTCGACGGTGCGTTCCTTGGGGAAGTCGTTCACGAAGCGGGCGAACTTCGCGGCCACCAGCACGCCGATGTACTTGTTGCCCGCCTGATGCGCGATCTCCGTGGGCGTGAACACCCGCATCCTACGCCTCCTTGACGTCACCCAGCCGGTCGGCCAGCGCCCCGATGTCCCGGCCCAGCTGGGCCAGCTCGTCCACCAGATCGGGGTTTCGGCGCGGCCGGCGGTTTTCCGCGTCGAGAATGGCGGCCACTTCGGCGACCGCCTCGGTTCGGTCAGCGTTGACGACGACGTAATCGTAGTCCAGCGCCTCGCTCAGCTCGGCGACGGCGGTCCGCAGCCTGGCGCCCAGCGTCGCAGCGCGGGTCCCCGTGGGGCCCCCCAGGCGCTGCAACAGCTCCTCGGCCGACGGCGGCACCACGAACACCAGCACCGCGTCCGGATAGCACTGTCGAACGGCACGCGCACCGCGGGTCTCGATGTCCAGCACGACGTGGCGCCCCGAGGCGAGGACCTTGTCGATCTCCGACTTGAGGGTGCCGTAGCGCTCGCCGCTGTACTCGGCCCACTCCAGGAACTCCCCGGCGCGGACCCGCCGCTCGAACTCCTCGCGCGAGAGGAAATGGTAGTCCACCCCGTCGCGCTCCTTGGGCCGCGGCGCGCGGGTGGTGGCGGAGACCGAGTAGCCCACGTCCTCGCGAGCGGTCACCAGCGCGTAGGCGATGGTGGTCTTGCCGCCGCCCGACGGGGCCGAGAGCACCAGCGGATACGGCTTCACTCGAGGTTCTCGACCTGCTCGCGCAACTTCTCCAGCTCGGTCTTCATCACGATGACGGCCTCGGCGATGGTCGCGTCGTTCGCCTTCGAGCCCATCGTGTTGACCTCGCGCCCGGCCTCCTGCAGCAGGAAGCCGAGCCGGCGGCCCACCGCCGGCTCCGCGCCGTCGAGGGCCTGGCGCATCGCGTCCAGGTGCGTCGCGAAGCGCACCAGCTCCTCGGTGATGTCCAGGCGGTCCGCGATGATCGCGATCTCCTTCGCCAGCCGCTCGGGCTCGAGGGCCACGCCGCCGGCGAGCGTCTTCACCGCCGCGGCCAGCCGCTCGCTCTCCCGCACCAGCCGGCCCGGCGCCGCCTCGCCCACCCGGCGCCCGAGCGCCGCCAGCGCGTC encodes the following:
- the dnaB gene encoding replicative DNA helicase, whose translation is MATAPDVFGGRQPPYSAEAEQAVLGAMLLDADAALRGVELLDDAMFHREGHRRLFRAMHGIVERGGVIDPVTLRDEVDRRGELEAVGGIEYLSYLLDVVPTAANIDYHAKIVRDKALLRRLIEAATGIVQEAYEAKRLADEVLDSAEQRIFLVSETRKTEGFVRLKELLWPTMERIESLHAGGQSITGVPSGFADLDDRTAGFQNADLVIIAARPSMGKTALCLNVAQHAAIEKGIPVAVFSLEMAKAQLVQRLLTSEARVDAHRLRQGMLKDADYALLARAAGILSSAPIWIDDSAALTPLELRSKARRIKAEHNVGLIIVDYLQLMRSPEQAENRVQEISAISRALKALAKELDVPILALSQLSRAPEQRGGEHRRPQLSDLRESGAIEQDADVVLFIYREEMYSGTQDPKTGENIEGQAEVIIGKQRNGPTGTIKLHFHKAYTRFDNYSARENGDGGNGR
- a CDS encoding uracil-DNA glycosylase, with amino-acid sequence MAAPAKGKTPAAIPAGIVAEAPAAGDDLFAADPLRQLATLEALVPVVDACRKCALGHSRRHSVPGEGDPKAGLVVVGEAPGATEDETGRPFVGRAGKLLDDILKAIGFRREDVFICNVLKCRPPENRDPEPLEVAACSPYLHRQLELIGPRVILAMGRPAAHALLGVTASLGELRGKLHRYRGIPLIVTYHPAALLRNPHWKRPTWDDIRIARRIYDGDGA
- a CDS encoding DNA-directed RNA polymerase subunit omega yields the protein MFTPTEIAHQAGNKYIGVLVAAKFARFVNDFPKERTVEREKKLTTTSLEELSSGDLKYKITRRRRQEA
- the gmk gene encoding guanylate kinase encodes the protein MKPYPLVLSAPSGGGKTTIAYALVTAREDVGYSVSATTRAPRPKERDGVDYHFLSREEFERRVRAGEFLEWAEYSGERYGTLKSEIDKVLASGRHVVLDIETRGARAVRQCYPDAVLVFVVPPSAEELLQRLGGPTGTRAATLGARLRTAVAELSEALDYDYVVVNADRTEAVAEVAAILDAENRRPRRNPDLVDELAQLGRDIGALADRLGDVKEA
- the radA gene encoding DNA repair protein RadA, whose protein sequence is MAAKARSVFRCTECGAEQPKWTGRCEACQAWNSLVEEAAAKPHPRARSAAGGGRSGGGPEPVRLDDIAADAMPRYKTGLAEFDYVLGGGIVPGSLVLVGGEPGIGKSTLLLQVAARLEAAGVPTLYASGEESPEQVRLRADRLEEPAGRVHVLAETALERVIEQAVRVGARVVVVDSIQTAYTADLEGAPGNVGQVRECAGRLMRFAKESGPAVLLVGHVTKGGGIAGPKTLEHIVDTVLYFEGEGALDHRILRATKNRFGGVDEIGVFEMTSAGLLPVANPSAAFLAARHEGISGSAVTALMEGTRPLLVEIQALASRAGFGTPQRVSAGVDHRRLAVLLAVLERRAGLPFGDLDVFVNVTGGVRLSEPSGDLAVVAALISSVRDRALPADALFLGEVGLGGEVRAVASVDRRLAEAARHGFRRAFVGSRTGLRQASPGGLELVRVEHLGELAHRLAA
- the coaBC gene encoding bifunctional phosphopantothenoylcysteine decarboxylase/phosphopantothenate--cysteine ligase CoaBC, whose protein sequence is MTRVAGRHVVLGVSGGIAAYKSCIVARRLTEAGATVDAVLTAAAAEFVGPVTFEALTGRPVVTSLWQPGRSLEHVRLGREAELIVVAPATAHLVARVAQGMADDFLTALLLARRAPLLLAPAMNDRMYAHPETQSNLALLRARGAHVLGPDTGALARGEGEGPGRMVEPEAIVAHVERLLRSAAPWAGARVLVTAGPTRERLDPVRVVTNRSSGRMGYALAREAWLRGAEVTLVSGPSGLEPPPGVEVVRVESTADLKAAVGDALPLADLLLMAAAPADYRPARALGQKLRRSDGALRLDLEPTDDVLAGTAARRKRGAVVVGFALETDDVIAAARAKLEAKQLDLVVANDATEPGAGPEVPTNRVTLVARDGAEALPLMSKDEAAAAILDRVQRLLSRRG